AATTATATTATTTTAATTTTTTGACCTCTTAAGGAAGTTTTTTCGCTAAATGAAAACGTATAAAAATCAAAATTTCATTTTCATTAAAATCATATTCTACTTAGTGATTTTGATTTTTACTATCTACGCAATGCAATGCTCAAAAAGTTCAAATTTTTCTGATAAAATTAACATTTTTTTCAACTCCGACCGTCATTCATCGAAATAAAAGAATTGAATTTTCGATTAGATGATTTGACTGGCCAGATTTAAAACTTAATCCAACCAGTCCCTCAAAAAAATTAAATCCAATCAAGAGAATCTATTTTCTAAATTTCGATTTTGTTGTTTTATTAGCCCACTACGAGGTCGATTTTCCTCCACTGTGTTTGCGCCTGTCACATATGTCACTAACTGGTTAACCATGAATTGATTTTCTTCAACCAAAGCCTCCATTATATGTCTCATACTTAAAAACGCAATCGGAGCGTCTCCTTGAAGCACAGGCAAGTGACGAATTTTCATTTTAACCATGACCGCCATACATTCTTCCAATAGATAGTCAGTAGTTACAAAAACAACCTTATGGCTCATGAAATCCTTCAATTTTGCATTCGGTTCTACAATCGCTCGGTTTAAAGTGTATGCCCGCGCGAAGTCTCTTTCTGAAAAAACTCCAACGACTGCAGCCTTATCCATGACCAGCGAAGCCCCGATATCAGATTTTTCTAAAAGTGCCAGCGCCTCATCGACTGATGCGTTCACGTCAATCAAAGGTGGATGGCCGAAGTCTCTTTGTTTCATTAAATCAGATACTGTTCTCTTCATAAAAGTCCTCCTTCTGTTTCGATTTTCTTGTTTGTAGAAGTTTTCGTTCTAAATTTCTATTTTTTATCCTTCTCTTATCACCGAAGCGGTTAAGCCGCTCTAGAGCGTGAACAGAGACATCCCCCAACGCTTTGTATAGACTCGTTGCCGACTTTTCCAAAACAACTCCACCATATTTTTTTCCAGTAATTATCAGCTTCACCTTAAACAAATCCGGACCTGGCTTGAATTGCGAGTTATCCATGCGCAAGGTGAAAATGAGTTTGTGCTCCTCAAGATCTGGAAATCTATCCTTTATTGCTTGGATACGATCATGAACCGCTTCTTTCGCAAGTTCAGATTCATCAAGGTCTTTAAAAATAATTCGGATCATATAGCACTCCTTTCAATTTTCTGATTGTGATTTAAATCAACGGTATATAATTTTGACAGCTCAGAATCAGGACGTTCTAGAATTGCCAAAATTGGTCTGCCTTTTGGAATCTCTTCGCGTGATGCAACCACCACCTCTCCACCTTGAATCAAAACCTCCTGAGCCAGATCATCAAGTATATCATCATCCTCATGATTAAGATGGGCTGGATGAATAAAAAGCTCGCCAGATTTTTTATCGATTTTTCCAAAGATTTTGATTCCGTCAGCAATTATTAGTTTTCTTACTTTTCCTTTTATTGCGGCTTTCGCGATTTGAAATATATTCTTATTTGCCAAGTTCAAATCTTCAGCTTGATAAAATTCCATAAGACCCTGCTCAAGATCTTTTTTTGCATCCTTCATTAAGGAAGATCTAATTTCAGAGCAAATTTCTGATGCTCTTTCCTGGTTAAAATAAGGCCAAATCGGTTGATTTCTTGTATTTTGGTAACAGCAGCTCTTAAGGAAAACACTGGTCAATTTCTTTTGGCCAGCCACAAAAAGAGGCGGCTTTAAATCCTTTGTTAAACTGAATAGCCATTCGTTCAGCCATTCTATGGTCTGGCTATACTTCAGACCATTCAATCGGCGTTTCTTTAGGTCATCGTATGTATCTGGGTCAGTGGAATTCTGAAGTATCGTAGGAAAAATGATTGTGTCTAGCAAATTGAAGCTGTTTTGGTTACCGTAATATAGGCTTGCCGAACCCTCGGAAATTCCCAAAAATAAAAATTCTCGGTCAACCTGTATCCATCTCAGGAGGGGCTTTACATGAAAGCTTGTTGCGATCACGCAAGTTTTTTCGACAGGAACAGGAAGACCGAGAATTCGAAATGAATTTTCATTCCTAAAAAGGCCGACATTGCCTTTTAAGGTTTTAAGCAATTTGGTATCCTCGATAGCATTATGAATTGGCTCAACAAAACTCACCATAGCATCCTGATTCATTACAGGTGCCAAATACTCATAGGCAGCTTCTAAAGTTTCGCGAAGCTGCCGTCTTAAATGAAAAATATTTTGGTCGTTGGTAAGATAGGCCGTTAAGTGTTGTTCGTCTTTTGATTCAATCAGGGGTTTAAGTATACTCATTTTTGAAGCAAGCATATGTCCTCCTTAATTACTGAGTTGAGAGGAATTCCCAACTCATATGACTCTACGGAATTTTTATGAATTGTTAAAATAGATAAATAATATGTGTACTATTGTTTAATACTATATATTAAATATGATCATAATTTTAGCTGACATTGGATTGCCCAATAAGGACTCGTTGGTATCTCTCGTCTTGAATTGAATCGTTTAAATGTATACATAGCAATATATTTATCGATTTGAACGATGTTATAAAATGATAGATAGTCATATAAAAATATATAAAGGAGAATTTGAATCATGATACTTTTCCCGTTTGCTGACTATTGGTGGTTTTATGCAGGATTCACCCTGTTTGTTTTGTTATTGCTTGCTCTGGACCTTGGGGTGTTTCATAAAAAAGCACATGAAGTCTCTCTCAAAGAATCTTCTATTTGGACGACCATTTGGATTAGCCTTGCCCTGTTTTTTAACTACC
This DNA window, taken from Deltaproteobacteria bacterium, encodes the following:
- a CDS encoding CBS domain-containing protein; its protein translation is MKRTVSDLMKQRDFGHPPLIDVNASVDEALALLEKSDIGASLVMDKAAVVGVFSERDFARAYTLNRAIVEPNAKLKDFMSHKVVFVTTDYLLEECMAVMVKMKIRHLPVLQGDAPIAFLSMRHIMEALVEENQFMVNQLVTYVTGANTVEENRPRSGLIKQQNRNLENRFS